The sequence GGCCACCTGCCAGACGACGAGGGTCTGGGGGCGGTCGGGCCGGATGTAGCCCGTCACGAAGGCGATGGGCTCGCCGCTCTCGCCACGGGCGACGACGGACGTCGCGGCGAAGTCACGGCACCACAGCAGGTAGCTGTACGAGGAGTTCAGGTCCAGGACCTTGGAGTCGCGGGCAATGCGCCAGATCGCGGCTCCGTCCTCCACTCGCGGCGCATCGATACTGAGGAATTCGCTTCGGGCACGGGCAAAATCTGCTGGTGCGGCGGTCATGTGAATTGAATTTACCCAGCAAATTTCGAAATTGCATCGAGGCAAGGGGTTGGGTGAAGGGCTTGTGTGTGTTATCAGGCGTGCGCGAGCCACCCCATGATCCGGGGGCATTTTCTTCCACTTTGTCCCGAATTAATCGGTCATAACGCCGCGCCTGTGGGGTCGGTCACAGGATCGTAACTCTCCTGCTACGTGTCCGAATCGTGAAGCTCGACCCGCGCAGAAACTTCTGCGTTTAGCCGAAGAGATAGCGGGCAAAAGAATACGGGGAGCTGCTTTCGATAAAGCAGCTCCCCGTATCGTGGAGAATTCAGTGGGCCGGCCAGGTTTCCGAAACGGTCCGGCGGGCAGCCTCGATATCGACCCGCAGGCCCGCATCGGTCAGCGCCGCCCCCAGAGCCGCGAGCGAGGACAGCACCGCGCCCCGCGTCGCATCCGCCCCGTAATGGTTGACCCGGATCATCTCCTTGGAGAGCGCCCCGCCGCCCGCGACCAGCGGCAGCGCGGGGTCCGCCGCCAGCGCCGCCGCGACCAGGGCTGCCGCGTCCGTCCCCGCCGGGACGCGCAGCGTCGTCGCCACCGGGGCCGCGTCCCGCGCCCGGTGGACGTACGGCTCCAGCCCGCCGCCCAGGGCGACCGCTCCCGCCCGGGTCGCCGCGGCGGCCGAGGCGTGGCGGGCCATCACCGTCTCCGGTCCCTCGTCCTCGATCCGGGCGACACATGCCTCCAGGCCCAGCATCTCCAGCTGCGCGGGGGCGTGCGGCAGAGCCGTGCGGCCGCCGTCGATCCAGCGCTCCTTCCAGTCCAGCAGCGACAGGTAGGAGCGGCGCGGGGCGGCCGGGTTGGCGGCGATCCGCTCCCAGGCCCGCGCGCTCACCGACACCGCGGAGACCCCGGCGGGTCCGCCCATGGCCTTCTGCGCGCCGATCACGCACAGGTCGACGCCCCAGGCGTCCGGCAGCAGCGGCTCGGCGCCCACCGAGGCGACCGCGTCCAGCATGAACAGCGCGCCGTGGGCCCGGACCACCTCGCCGATCTCCGCGACCGGGTTGGTGTTGCCGGTCGCCGCCTCCGCGTGCACCAGCGAGACGAAGTCGATCTCCGGGTGCTCGGCGAGCGCCTCGGCGACCTGGGCGGCGGTCACCGCCGTGTGGAACGGCACCGCGAGGTCGACGACCTGGGCGCCGCAGTCCCGCAGCCAGTTGCCGAAGGTCTGCCCGTACGGGCCCGTGACCACGTTCAGCGCGGTCGAGCCGGGCCGCGCGCCGCTGCGGATGCAGCCCTCCAGCGGCAGCAGCGCCTCGCCCTGGGTGATGACGACGTCCTGCTCCGTCGCGAGGAGCCGGGCCACGCGCCGCTCGATCGCCGCGAAGTGGCCGGCGGTGAGCGGGGGCAGATCGAGGAAGGGGTGCGTCACGGTGGGGGCTCTCTTCGGGTTCGTCCGACGGTCGGAAGGCACTGGCAGCCTACCGACGGCCCGCCGGCGGCCTCGTACAGTGCCGCGTATGAGTGATCGGGTGAGTGATCGGACGGGTGGTCGAAGTGCGTGAGGGGAAGGAGCGGCCGGTGCTGCGGGTGAAGGGCCGGGTGCTCGTCGGCCCGGACGAGGTGCGGGACGAACTGTGGGCCGTGGGAGGACGGATCACCTACGAGCGGCCGCCCGGCGCCGACGGTGCGGAGACGGTGCGGGGCTGGGCGCTGCCCGGCCTCGTCGACGCGCACTGCCATGTCGGTCTGGACCGGCACGGCCCGGTCGACGCGGCGACCGCCGAGAAGCAGGCGCTCACCGACCGGGAGGCCGGGACCCTGCTGATCCGGGACGCCGGATCGCCCTCCGACACCCGCTGGATCGACTGCCGCGAGGACCTGCCGAAGATCATCAGGGCCGGCCGCCACATCGCGAGGACCCGCCGCTACATCCGTAACTACGCGCACGAGATCGAGCCCGGCGACCTCGTCGCGTACGTCGCCCAGGAGGCCCGGCGCGGCGACGGCTGGGTCAAGCTCGTGGGGGACTGGATCGACCGCGACGCCGGGGACCTCACCGCCTGCTGGCCGCGCGGCGAGGTCGAGGCGGCCATCGCCGAGG is a genomic window of Streptomyces sp. YPW6 containing:
- the ectA gene encoding diaminobutyrate acetyltransferase — translated: MTAAPADFARARSEFLSIDAPRVEDGAAIWRIARDSKVLDLNSSYSYLLWCRDFAATSVVARGESGEPIAFVTGYIRPDRPQTLVVWQVAVDAAHRGKGLAATLLDALTARVAADQGLSSVETTITPDNTASDRLFTSYAQRHDVALEQEVLFDGDLFPEGTHLPEVLYRIGPFTT
- a CDS encoding alanine--glyoxylate aminotransferase family protein gives rise to the protein MTHPFLDLPPLTAGHFAAIERRVARLLATEQDVVITQGEALLPLEGCIRSGARPGSTALNVVTGPYGQTFGNWLRDCGAQVVDLAVPFHTAVTAAQVAEALAEHPEIDFVSLVHAEAATGNTNPVAEIGEVVRAHGALFMLDAVASVGAEPLLPDAWGVDLCVIGAQKAMGGPAGVSAVSVSARAWERIAANPAAPRRSYLSLLDWKERWIDGGRTALPHAPAQLEMLGLEACVARIEDEGPETVMARHASAAAATRAGAVALGGGLEPYVHRARDAAPVATTLRVPAGTDAAALVAAALAADPALPLVAGGGALSKEMIRVNHYGADATRGAVLSSLAALGAALTDAGLRVDIEAARRTVSETWPAH